In Eriocheir sinensis breed Jianghai 21 chromosome 45, ASM2467909v1, whole genome shotgun sequence, the following proteins share a genomic window:
- the LOC126980703 gene encoding uncharacterized protein LOC126980703 isoform X2: MGDGMLSLYWNNHRATFCHILATLREKERYTDATLACDGKFYPVHKLVLSTCSEYFEKIFEHTPCKHPVIVLKDIKADALEALLNYMYAGYVNVAQNDLARLIKAAETLSIKGLAVPDEPPQGEERSNQSRSGREERSSPQPKRRRREENGSSQPSNSPPSSPRASPYQPDGEQSRSRAPSEGHRSERVESTEQSDQPPSQESQASEVKVMVDESLVKEEMVETLDSSQSEGMETSMQYGGVPSDPSMDGTGEEHSNRMMPNKYEQPVIPGQAQPLADAVAEALAGPSGMQGWLGSEIPGPGGYTAEAYSSEGNQEVHPAPAGAPHSQQRATARMSSREAKGAKNSLAHRKVSCISKETGFITKSPRRLPFRIRKRNPISKAFFYGNGKFCAQTSFRFEDKMWYGQLLQQFTGVLPSSHAVHAGPQQSASVASQSLGMVSRSRCSSVWTQEKRQQLESSFLQPLERDIDMERSMQEPIFHIPKPPMKLNVDESDFESSVTNGAERETAEERSSVQDENKTAFKNSLEEHLRTSPIYNLDWLESLRKQFEVRAKTTDCDAAMLDEAQRLLEEKRKKSQASLDNCVALRMKHLDLTYPGETAEGDEQEEEMFVTLTPEMEEIIDNALLKGSPNQVLIDKFNTQITRHDISTLDGLNWLNDEVINFYMNLLIERGGAGQCVSHDAREVTGQREGTHHLGQGAASVYILLLQYFYQNQFC; the protein is encoded by the exons ATGGGGGATGGAATGCTATCACTGTACTGGAACAACCACAGGGCCACATTTTGTCATATACTGGCAACACTCAGGGAAAAG GAGCGGTACACAGATGCTACCCTGGCGTGTGATGGTAAATTCTATCCTGTTCATAAACTGGTGCTATCGACATGTAGTGAATACTTTGAAAAGATTTTTGAGCACACCCCCTGCAAACACCCAGTTATAGTGCTCAAGGACATTAAGGCAGATGCTCTTGAGGCTCTGCTCAATTATATGTATGCAGGGTATGTGAATGTGGCACAGAATGACTTGGCGAGACTAATAAAGGCTGCAGAGACCTTATCGATAAAGGGTCTGGCAGTACCAGATGAGCCACCCCAAGGAGAAGAGAGGTCCAACCAGTCCAGGTCAGGACGAGAGGAGAGGTCGAGTCCTCAGCCAAAGAGAAGACGACGTGAGGAGAATGGTAGTTCACAGCCTTCCAACAGCCCTCCATCGTCACCCAGAGCCTCCCCATACCAACCTGATGGTGAACAATCTCGGTCCAGAGCGCCCAGTGAAGGTCATCGCTCTGAGAGAGTGGAATCCACTGAACAGTCAGATCAACCTCCATCACAAGAGTCTCAGGCATCAGAAGTTAAG GTAATGGTTGATGAGTCACTAGTCAAAGAAGAGATGGTAGAAACTTTAGATAGCAGTCAATCAGAAGGGATGGAGACAAGTATGCAGTATGGAGGTGTGCCCAGTGACCCAAGCATGGATGGTACCGGAGAGGAACATTCCAACCGCATGATGCCAAACAAGTATGAACAACCTGTCATCCCTGGTCAGGCGCAACCTCTCGCTGATGCCGTGGCTGAGGCTCTGGCGGGCCCCTCAGGAATGCAAGGG TGGCTTGGAAGTGAAATACCTGGGCCAGGAGGGTACACTGCTGAGGCCTATTCGAGTGAGGGTAACCAGGAGGTTCACCCTGCGCCGGCGGGAGCACCACACTCACAACAGCGG GCCACAGCAAGAATGAGCTCCAGGGAGGCTAAGGGGGCAAAGAATTCCTTGGCTCATCGGAAAGTCTCCTGTATCAGTAAAGAGACTGGCTTCATCACCAAAAGTCCCAGGAGGCTTCCCTTTAGAATTCGTAAGAGAAACCCCATATCCAAAGCCTTCTTTTATGGAAATGGAAAATTCTGTGCCCAGACAAGTTTCCGGTTTGAGGATAAAATGTGGTATGGACAGCTGCTGCAGCAGTTCACAGGGGTCTTGCCATCCAGTCATGCAGTGCATGCTGGACCCCAACAATCTGCTTCCGTTGCCAGTCAGTCATTGGGAATGGTATCACGTTCTCGATGTAGCTCAGTCTGGACACAAGAAAAGCGTCAGCAACTGGAATCATCTTTCTTGCAGCCATTAGAGAGAGACATAGACATGGAGAGATCTATGCAGGAGCCAATCTTCCATATCCCCAAGCCCCCTATGAAGTTGAATGTTGATGAATCAGATTTTGAAAGTAGTGTTACTAATGGAGCTGAAAGGGAAACTGCTGAAGAAAGATCCTCAGTACAAGATGAAAACAAGACAGCATTCAAGAATTCATTAGAAGAGCACCTTAGGACGTCTCCCATATATAACTTGGATTGGTTAGAATCCTTGAGAAAGCAATTTGAAGTACGTGCTAAAACTACTGATTGTGATGCAGCAATGCTGGATGAGGCTCAGAGGCTtctggaagagaaaaggaagaagtcacAAGCTTCTCTTGATAATTGTGTAGCTTTGAGAATGAAGCACCTTGATCTGACATATCCTGGAGAGACTGCAGAGGGGGATGAGCAGGAAGAAGAAATGTTTGTAACATTGACTCCTGAAATGGAGGAAATCATTGACAATGCTCTGCTCAAGGGTTCACCAAACCAAGTTTTGATTGACAAATTTAATACTCAGATCACCAGACACGATATCTCTACACTAGATGGCCTAAACTGGCTCAATGATGAAGTAATAAATTTTTACATGAATTTATTAATTGAAAGAG GTGGGGCTGGACAGTGTGTGTCTCACGATGCCAGAGAGGTCACCGGCCAGAGAGAGGGCACACACCACCTCGGGCAAGGGGCAGCATCAGTGTACATATTGCTCTTACAGTACTTCTATCAGAACCAATTTTGTTAA
- the LOC126980703 gene encoding zinc finger protein 467-like isoform X28 — translation MGDGMLSLYWNNHRATFCHILATLREKERYTDATLACDGKFYPVHKLVLSTCSEYFEKIFEHTPCKHPVIVLKDIKADALEALLNYMYAGYVNVAQNDLARLIKAAETLSIKGLAVPDEPPQGEERSNQSRSGREERSSPQPKRRRREENGSSQPSNSPPSSPRASPYQPDGEQSRSRAPSEGHRSERVESTEQSDQPPSQESQASEVKVMVDESLVKEEMVETLDSSQSEGMETSMQYGGVPSDPSMDGTGEEHSNRMMPNKYEQPVIPGQAQPLADAVAEALAGPSGMQGWLGSEIPGPGGYTAEAYSSEGNQEVHPAPAGAPHSQQRFGYEQRSGGQMLACSYCGQARFKSDYYFMRHMRTHTGERPYPCTECPFRATRRDHLNRHMKTKHWQSLAQTMK, via the exons ATGGGGGATGGAATGCTATCACTGTACTGGAACAACCACAGGGCCACATTTTGTCATATACTGGCAACACTCAGGGAAAAG GAGCGGTACACAGATGCTACCCTGGCGTGTGATGGTAAATTCTATCCTGTTCATAAACTGGTGCTATCGACATGTAGTGAATACTTTGAAAAGATTTTTGAGCACACCCCCTGCAAACACCCAGTTATAGTGCTCAAGGACATTAAGGCAGATGCTCTTGAGGCTCTGCTCAATTATATGTATGCAGGGTATGTGAATGTGGCACAGAATGACTTGGCGAGACTAATAAAGGCTGCAGAGACCTTATCGATAAAGGGTCTGGCAGTACCAGATGAGCCACCCCAAGGAGAAGAGAGGTCCAACCAGTCCAGGTCAGGACGAGAGGAGAGGTCGAGTCCTCAGCCAAAGAGAAGACGACGTGAGGAGAATGGTAGTTCACAGCCTTCCAACAGCCCTCCATCGTCACCCAGAGCCTCCCCATACCAACCTGATGGTGAACAATCTCGGTCCAGAGCGCCCAGTGAAGGTCATCGCTCTGAGAGAGTGGAATCCACTGAACAGTCAGATCAACCTCCATCACAAGAGTCTCAGGCATCAGAAGTTAAG GTAATGGTTGATGAGTCACTAGTCAAAGAAGAGATGGTAGAAACTTTAGATAGCAGTCAATCAGAAGGGATGGAGACAAGTATGCAGTATGGAGGTGTGCCCAGTGACCCAAGCATGGATGGTACCGGAGAGGAACATTCCAACCGCATGATGCCAAACAAGTATGAACAACCTGTCATCCCTGGTCAGGCGCAACCTCTCGCTGATGCCGTGGCTGAGGCTCTGGCGGGCCCCTCAGGAATGCAAGGG TGGCTTGGAAGTGAAATACCTGGGCCAGGAGGGTACACTGCTGAGGCCTATTCGAGTGAGGGTAACCAGGAGGTTCACCCTGCGCCGGCGGGAGCACCACACTCACAACAGCGG TTTGGATATGAGCAGAGATCAGGTGGTCAGATGCTTGCATGTTCCTACTGTGGCCAAGCCAGGTTCAAGTCAGACTATTACTTTATGCGGCATATGCGTACCCATACTGGGGAAAGGCCTTATCCTTGTACTGAATGTCCCTTCCGCGCTACCCGACGAGACCACTTGAACCGTCACATGAAGACAAAGCACTGGCAGTCACTGGCACAGACTATGAAATGA
- the LOC126980703 gene encoding zinc finger and BTB domain-containing protein 24-like isoform X16, whose product MGDGMLSLYWNNHRATFCHILATLREKERYTDATLACDGKFYPVHKLVLSTCSEYFEKIFEHTPCKHPVIVLKDIKADALEALLNYMYAGYVNVAQNDLARLIKAAETLSIKGLAVPDEPPQGEERSNQSRSGREERSSPQPKRRRREENGSSQPSNSPPSSPRASPYQPDGEQSRSRAPSEGHRSERVESTEQSDQPPSQESQASEVKVMVDESLVKEEMVETLDSSQSEGMETSMQYGGVPSDPSMDGTGEEHSNRMMPNKYEQPVIPGQAQPLADAVAEALAGPSGMQGWLGSEIPGPGGYTAEAYSSEGNQEVHPAPAGAPHSQQRVGLDSVCLTMPERSPARERAHTTSGKGQHQCTYCSYSTSIRTNFVNHMRIHTGEKPFTCQVCPYRSNQRTNLKTHMRTHTGEKPHMCSKCPFSCSSRITLVTHMWSRHQTLS is encoded by the exons ATGGGGGATGGAATGCTATCACTGTACTGGAACAACCACAGGGCCACATTTTGTCATATACTGGCAACACTCAGGGAAAAG GAGCGGTACACAGATGCTACCCTGGCGTGTGATGGTAAATTCTATCCTGTTCATAAACTGGTGCTATCGACATGTAGTGAATACTTTGAAAAGATTTTTGAGCACACCCCCTGCAAACACCCAGTTATAGTGCTCAAGGACATTAAGGCAGATGCTCTTGAGGCTCTGCTCAATTATATGTATGCAGGGTATGTGAATGTGGCACAGAATGACTTGGCGAGACTAATAAAGGCTGCAGAGACCTTATCGATAAAGGGTCTGGCAGTACCAGATGAGCCACCCCAAGGAGAAGAGAGGTCCAACCAGTCCAGGTCAGGACGAGAGGAGAGGTCGAGTCCTCAGCCAAAGAGAAGACGACGTGAGGAGAATGGTAGTTCACAGCCTTCCAACAGCCCTCCATCGTCACCCAGAGCCTCCCCATACCAACCTGATGGTGAACAATCTCGGTCCAGAGCGCCCAGTGAAGGTCATCGCTCTGAGAGAGTGGAATCCACTGAACAGTCAGATCAACCTCCATCACAAGAGTCTCAGGCATCAGAAGTTAAG GTAATGGTTGATGAGTCACTAGTCAAAGAAGAGATGGTAGAAACTTTAGATAGCAGTCAATCAGAAGGGATGGAGACAAGTATGCAGTATGGAGGTGTGCCCAGTGACCCAAGCATGGATGGTACCGGAGAGGAACATTCCAACCGCATGATGCCAAACAAGTATGAACAACCTGTCATCCCTGGTCAGGCGCAACCTCTCGCTGATGCCGTGGCTGAGGCTCTGGCGGGCCCCTCAGGAATGCAAGGG TGGCTTGGAAGTGAAATACCTGGGCCAGGAGGGTACACTGCTGAGGCCTATTCGAGTGAGGGTAACCAGGAGGTTCACCCTGCGCCGGCGGGAGCACCACACTCACAACAGCGG GTGGGGCTGGACAGTGTGTGTCTCACGATGCCAGAGAGGTCACCGGCCAGAGAGAGGGCACACACCACCTCGGGCAAGGGGCAGCATCAGTGTACATATTGCTCTTACAGTACTTCTATCAGAACCAATTTTGTTAACCACATGCGCATCCACACTGGTGAGAAACCATTCACTTGTCAAGTTTGTCCATACCGTTCCAATCAGAGGACAAACTTGAAGACACACATGCGTACTCACACTGGCGAGAAGCCTCACATGTGCTCCAAATGCCCCTTTAGTTGTTCAAGTAGAATTACCCTGGTCACACACATGTGGTCACGTCACCAGACATTATCTTGA
- the LOC126980703 gene encoding longitudinals lacking protein, isoforms H/M/V-like isoform X27, which translates to MGDGMLSLYWNNHRATFCHILATLREKERYTDATLACDGKFYPVHKLVLSTCSEYFEKIFEHTPCKHPVIVLKDIKADALEALLNYMYAGYVNVAQNDLARLIKAAETLSIKGLAVPDEPPQGEERSNQSRSGREERSSPQPKRRRREENGSSQPSNSPPSSPRASPYQPDGEQSRSRAPSEGHRSERVESTEQSDQPPSQESQASEVKVMVDESLVKEEMVETLDSSQSEGMETSMQYGGVPSDPSMDGTGEEHSNRMMPNKYEQPVIPGQAQPLADAVAEALAGPSGMQGWLGSEIPGPGGYTAEAYSSEGNQEVHPAPAGAPHSQQRDSESGSVASTPTKAGNSESSLGTPQLACPYCFRDTFRQNSDLKRHIRIHTGEKPYKCATCVYRASRKDLLQVHIAKVHPSR; encoded by the exons ATGGGGGATGGAATGCTATCACTGTACTGGAACAACCACAGGGCCACATTTTGTCATATACTGGCAACACTCAGGGAAAAG GAGCGGTACACAGATGCTACCCTGGCGTGTGATGGTAAATTCTATCCTGTTCATAAACTGGTGCTATCGACATGTAGTGAATACTTTGAAAAGATTTTTGAGCACACCCCCTGCAAACACCCAGTTATAGTGCTCAAGGACATTAAGGCAGATGCTCTTGAGGCTCTGCTCAATTATATGTATGCAGGGTATGTGAATGTGGCACAGAATGACTTGGCGAGACTAATAAAGGCTGCAGAGACCTTATCGATAAAGGGTCTGGCAGTACCAGATGAGCCACCCCAAGGAGAAGAGAGGTCCAACCAGTCCAGGTCAGGACGAGAGGAGAGGTCGAGTCCTCAGCCAAAGAGAAGACGACGTGAGGAGAATGGTAGTTCACAGCCTTCCAACAGCCCTCCATCGTCACCCAGAGCCTCCCCATACCAACCTGATGGTGAACAATCTCGGTCCAGAGCGCCCAGTGAAGGTCATCGCTCTGAGAGAGTGGAATCCACTGAACAGTCAGATCAACCTCCATCACAAGAGTCTCAGGCATCAGAAGTTAAG GTAATGGTTGATGAGTCACTAGTCAAAGAAGAGATGGTAGAAACTTTAGATAGCAGTCAATCAGAAGGGATGGAGACAAGTATGCAGTATGGAGGTGTGCCCAGTGACCCAAGCATGGATGGTACCGGAGAGGAACATTCCAACCGCATGATGCCAAACAAGTATGAACAACCTGTCATCCCTGGTCAGGCGCAACCTCTCGCTGATGCCGTGGCTGAGGCTCTGGCGGGCCCCTCAGGAATGCAAGGG TGGCTTGGAAGTGAAATACCTGGGCCAGGAGGGTACACTGCTGAGGCCTATTCGAGTGAGGGTAACCAGGAGGTTCACCCTGCGCCGGCGGGAGCACCACACTCACAACAGCGG GACAGTGAGAGTGGCAGCGTTGCATCCACCCCTACCAAAGCGGGGAACTCTGAATCTTCTCTAGGCACACCTCAGCTGGCTTGCCCATACTGCTTCAGGGACACTTTTCGACAAAACAGCGACCTCAAGCGTCACATCAGAATTCATACTGGGGAGAAGCCCTATAAATGCGCAACATGTGTCTATAGAGCATCACGAAAAGACCTTTTGCAAGTTCATATTGCTAAAGTGCATCCTTCCCGTTAG
- the LOC126980703 gene encoding sentrin-specific protease 1-like isoform X1: MGDGMLSLYWNNHRATFCHILATLREKERYTDATLACDGKFYPVHKLVLSTCSEYFEKIFEHTPCKHPVIVLKDIKADALEALLNYMYAGYVNVAQNDLARLIKAAETLSIKGLAVPDEPPQGEERSNQSRSGREERSSPQPKRRRREENGSSQPSNSPPSSPRASPYQPDGEQSRSRAPSEGHRSERVESTEQSDQPPSQESQASEVKVMVDESLVKEEMVETLDSSQSEGMETSMQYGGVPSDPSMDGTGEEHSNRMMPNKYEQPVIPGQAQPLADAVAEALAGPSGMQGWLGSEIPGPGGYTAEAYSSEGNQEVHPAPAGAPHSQQRATARMSSREAKGAKNSLAHRKVSCISKETGFITKSPRRLPFRIRKRNPISKAFFYGNGKFCAQTSFRFEDKMWYGQLLQQFTGVLPSSHAVHAGPQQSASVASQSLGMVSRSRCSSVWTQEKRQQLESSFLQPLERDIDMERSMQEPIFHIPKPPMKLNVDESDFESSVTNGAERETAEERSSVQDENKTAFKNSLEEHLRTSPIYNLDWLESLRKQFEVRAKTTDCDAAMLDEAQRLLEEKRKKSQASLDNCVALRMKHLDLTYPGETAEGDEQEEEMFVTLTPEMEEIIDNALLKGSPNQVLIDKFNTQITRHDISTLDGLNWLNDEVINFYMNLLIERGKNDNYPNVYAFNTFFYPKLLKTGFGSVRRWTKKVDLFSHDLLLIPVHLGMHWCLATIDFRTKCVRYFDSMLSDNNKCLESLLKYLEDEHQDKKSSPFDKTGWMAENVKDIPQQMNGSDCGMFACMFAEYLSRDADITFDQQHMPYFRRKMVYEIVAATLL, from the exons ATGGGGGATGGAATGCTATCACTGTACTGGAACAACCACAGGGCCACATTTTGTCATATACTGGCAACACTCAGGGAAAAG GAGCGGTACACAGATGCTACCCTGGCGTGTGATGGTAAATTCTATCCTGTTCATAAACTGGTGCTATCGACATGTAGTGAATACTTTGAAAAGATTTTTGAGCACACCCCCTGCAAACACCCAGTTATAGTGCTCAAGGACATTAAGGCAGATGCTCTTGAGGCTCTGCTCAATTATATGTATGCAGGGTATGTGAATGTGGCACAGAATGACTTGGCGAGACTAATAAAGGCTGCAGAGACCTTATCGATAAAGGGTCTGGCAGTACCAGATGAGCCACCCCAAGGAGAAGAGAGGTCCAACCAGTCCAGGTCAGGACGAGAGGAGAGGTCGAGTCCTCAGCCAAAGAGAAGACGACGTGAGGAGAATGGTAGTTCACAGCCTTCCAACAGCCCTCCATCGTCACCCAGAGCCTCCCCATACCAACCTGATGGTGAACAATCTCGGTCCAGAGCGCCCAGTGAAGGTCATCGCTCTGAGAGAGTGGAATCCACTGAACAGTCAGATCAACCTCCATCACAAGAGTCTCAGGCATCAGAAGTTAAG GTAATGGTTGATGAGTCACTAGTCAAAGAAGAGATGGTAGAAACTTTAGATAGCAGTCAATCAGAAGGGATGGAGACAAGTATGCAGTATGGAGGTGTGCCCAGTGACCCAAGCATGGATGGTACCGGAGAGGAACATTCCAACCGCATGATGCCAAACAAGTATGAACAACCTGTCATCCCTGGTCAGGCGCAACCTCTCGCTGATGCCGTGGCTGAGGCTCTGGCGGGCCCCTCAGGAATGCAAGGG TGGCTTGGAAGTGAAATACCTGGGCCAGGAGGGTACACTGCTGAGGCCTATTCGAGTGAGGGTAACCAGGAGGTTCACCCTGCGCCGGCGGGAGCACCACACTCACAACAGCGG GCCACAGCAAGAATGAGCTCCAGGGAGGCTAAGGGGGCAAAGAATTCCTTGGCTCATCGGAAAGTCTCCTGTATCAGTAAAGAGACTGGCTTCATCACCAAAAGTCCCAGGAGGCTTCCCTTTAGAATTCGTAAGAGAAACCCCATATCCAAAGCCTTCTTTTATGGAAATGGAAAATTCTGTGCCCAGACAAGTTTCCGGTTTGAGGATAAAATGTGGTATGGACAGCTGCTGCAGCAGTTCACAGGGGTCTTGCCATCCAGTCATGCAGTGCATGCTGGACCCCAACAATCTGCTTCCGTTGCCAGTCAGTCATTGGGAATGGTATCACGTTCTCGATGTAGCTCAGTCTGGACACAAGAAAAGCGTCAGCAACTGGAATCATCTTTCTTGCAGCCATTAGAGAGAGACATAGACATGGAGAGATCTATGCAGGAGCCAATCTTCCATATCCCCAAGCCCCCTATGAAGTTGAATGTTGATGAATCAGATTTTGAAAGTAGTGTTACTAATGGAGCTGAAAGGGAAACTGCTGAAGAAAGATCCTCAGTACAAGATGAAAACAAGACAGCATTCAAGAATTCATTAGAAGAGCACCTTAGGACGTCTCCCATATATAACTTGGATTGGTTAGAATCCTTGAGAAAGCAATTTGAAGTACGTGCTAAAACTACTGATTGTGATGCAGCAATGCTGGATGAGGCTCAGAGGCTtctggaagagaaaaggaagaagtcacAAGCTTCTCTTGATAATTGTGTAGCTTTGAGAATGAAGCACCTTGATCTGACATATCCTGGAGAGACTGCAGAGGGGGATGAGCAGGAAGAAGAAATGTTTGTAACATTGACTCCTGAAATGGAGGAAATCATTGACAATGCTCTGCTCAAGGGTTCACCAAACCAAGTTTTGATTGACAAATTTAATACTCAGATCACCAGACACGATATCTCTACACTAGATGGCCTAAACTGGCTCAATGATGAAGTAATAAATTTTTACATGAATTTATTAATTGAAAGAGGTAAGAATGACAATTATCCAAATGTATATGCTTTCAATACCTTTTTTTACCCTAAGTTGTTGAAGACAGGCTTTGGATCAGTAAGAAGGTGGACAAAAAAGGTTGATCTCTTCAGTCATGACTTGCTGCTCATACCAGTTCACTTGGGAATGCACTGGTGTTTGGCCACTATTGATTTTCGCACAAAATGTGTTCGATACTTTGACTCGATGCTGAGTGACAATAACAAATGTTTGGAGTCATTGCTAAAATATTTAGAAGATGAACACCAAGACAAGAAATCATCACCATTTGATAAAACTGGCTGGATGGCAGAGAATGTGAAGGACATTCCCCAGCAAATGAATGGATCAGATTGTGGAATGTTTGCTTGCATGTTTGCTGAGTATTTGTCACGTGATGCTGACATCACTTTTGATCAGCAACACATGCCTTACTTTAGGAGGAAAATGGTTTATGAAATTGTTGCTGCTACTCTTCTTTAA
- the LOC126980703 gene encoding zinc finger protein 768-like isoform X3, with amino-acid sequence MGDGMLSLYWNNHRATFCHILATLREKERYTDATLACDGKFYPVHKLVLSTCSEYFEKIFEHTPCKHPVIVLKDIKADALEALLNYMYAGYVNVAQNDLARLIKAAETLSIKGLAVPDEPPQGEERSNQSRSGREERSSPQPKRRRREENGSSQPSNSPPSSPRASPYQPDGEQSRSRAPSEGHRSERVESTEQSDQPPSQESQASEVKVMVDESLVKEEMVETLDSSQSEGMETSMQYGGVPSDPSMDGTGEEHSNRMMPNKYEQPVIPGQAQPLADAVAEALAGPSGMQGWLGSEIPGPGGYTAEAYSSEGNQEVHPAPAGAPHSQQRVGLNSAGPSWGSRGRGSGKGRSHKCPSCPYTSNVTTNLKNHMRIHTGEKPFQCQYCPYTTTQKGSLRIHIRKHTGEKPFACPLCEYRSATKGNLKAHQAVHQFRDSEILEVKPESPPPSESLEVKPESPLPADQPDSDTERCDEPLPVLCLLEQQSDSD; translated from the exons ATGGGGGATGGAATGCTATCACTGTACTGGAACAACCACAGGGCCACATTTTGTCATATACTGGCAACACTCAGGGAAAAG GAGCGGTACACAGATGCTACCCTGGCGTGTGATGGTAAATTCTATCCTGTTCATAAACTGGTGCTATCGACATGTAGTGAATACTTTGAAAAGATTTTTGAGCACACCCCCTGCAAACACCCAGTTATAGTGCTCAAGGACATTAAGGCAGATGCTCTTGAGGCTCTGCTCAATTATATGTATGCAGGGTATGTGAATGTGGCACAGAATGACTTGGCGAGACTAATAAAGGCTGCAGAGACCTTATCGATAAAGGGTCTGGCAGTACCAGATGAGCCACCCCAAGGAGAAGAGAGGTCCAACCAGTCCAGGTCAGGACGAGAGGAGAGGTCGAGTCCTCAGCCAAAGAGAAGACGACGTGAGGAGAATGGTAGTTCACAGCCTTCCAACAGCCCTCCATCGTCACCCAGAGCCTCCCCATACCAACCTGATGGTGAACAATCTCGGTCCAGAGCGCCCAGTGAAGGTCATCGCTCTGAGAGAGTGGAATCCACTGAACAGTCAGATCAACCTCCATCACAAGAGTCTCAGGCATCAGAAGTTAAG GTAATGGTTGATGAGTCACTAGTCAAAGAAGAGATGGTAGAAACTTTAGATAGCAGTCAATCAGAAGGGATGGAGACAAGTATGCAGTATGGAGGTGTGCCCAGTGACCCAAGCATGGATGGTACCGGAGAGGAACATTCCAACCGCATGATGCCAAACAAGTATGAACAACCTGTCATCCCTGGTCAGGCGCAACCTCTCGCTGATGCCGTGGCTGAGGCTCTGGCGGGCCCCTCAGGAATGCAAGGG TGGCTTGGAAGTGAAATACCTGGGCCAGGAGGGTACACTGCTGAGGCCTATTCGAGTGAGGGTAACCAGGAGGTTCACCCTGCGCCGGCGGGAGCACCACACTCACAACAGCGG GTGGGGCTGAACAGTGCTGGACCTAGCTGGGGAAGCCGAGGCCGTGGATCAGGGAAGGGCCGGAGCCACAAGTGTCCTTCGTGTCCCTACACCTCAAACGTTACTACAAATCTTAAGAATCACATGCGCATACATACTGGCGAGAAGCCATTCCAATGCCAGTACTGCCCTTATACCACCACACAGAAGGGAAGTTTGCGTATACATATCAGGAAGCACACTGGGGAGAAGCCTTTTGCTTGTCCCCTCTGTGAGTATCGATCTGCTACCAAAGGCAATTTAAAGGCCCACCAGGCAGTACATCAGTTTCGAGATAGTGAGATTCTTGAAGTGAAGCCTGAATCACCCCCACCAAGTGAGAGTCTTGAAGTGAAGCCTGAATCTCCTCTACCAGCTGACCAGCCAGACTCAGACACAGAAAGATGTGATGAACCTCTGCCCGTTCTCTGTCTCCTGGAGCAGCAGTCTGACAGTGACTAA